The proteins below are encoded in one region of Colias croceus chromosome 17, ilColCroc2.1:
- the LOC123699027 gene encoding pupal cuticle protein 36-like, with amino-acid sequence MKLFVVAAILGVCSAARLDNAYLPPRGGAGAGFGANGAGFSGGAGSFGSGASGSFGGSSGGFGAGAGGFGAGRGSASGSYSQGGYNAGSQGGYNAGSQGGYNAGSQGGYNAGGFGGRQSADASAQILKLNSEVTAEGFQYEYETSNGIKADASGVATNGVQSQGSFSYKGDDGQDYSITYTADENGFQPRGAHLPTPPPIPEEILKALEQNARDEAAGIVDDGSYHGEGAEAAAGNGGYSAPSGQYGAPSRGFGGRGSTFGGQSSFNGQSSSFGGQSSSFGSRGSSFGGQSSGFGAPSRQYLTPNAGRGSGNGNFNAQTGYRY; translated from the exons atgaAGCTG TTCGTAGTTGCCGCTATCCTCGGGGTGTGCTCTGCTGCCCGCTTGGACAACGCGTACCTCCCTCCTAGGGGAGGCGCAGGCGCTGGATTCGGCGCAAATGGTGCCGGCTTCAGCGGTGGTGCCGGCAGCTTCGGTTCTGGTGCTTCTGGTAGCTTCGGTGGAAGCTCTGGCGGCTTCGGCGCGGGAGCCGGGGGCTTCGGCGCTGGAAGAGGTTCAGCTAGCGGATCTTACAGCCAAGGTGGCTACAATGCTGGTAGCCAAGGAGGCTACAACGCCGGCAGCCAAGGTGGCTACAACGCTGGCAGCCAAGGAGGCTACAACGCCGGTGGTTTCGGTGGCAGACAGTCCGCTGACGCTAGCGCCCAGATCCTGAAACTGAACAGTGAAGTCACCGCCGAAGGATTCCAATATGAATACGAAACATCCAATGGTATCAAGGCTGACGCATCCGGAGTTGCCACAAACGGCGTCCAATCCCAAGGCAGCTTCTCCTACAAGGGTGACGATGGCCAGGACTACAGCATCACTTACACCGCTGACGAGAACGGTTTCCAGCCCCGTGGTGCTCACCTCCCCACTCCCCCCCCCATCCCAGAAGAGATCCTGAAGGCCCTGGAACAGAACGCCCGTGATGAAGCCGCTGGCATCGTTGACGATG GTTCATACCACGGTGAGGGAGCTGAAGCCGCTGCTGGTAACGGTGGATACTCTGCTCCTTCTGGCCAATACGGAGCTCCTTCCAGAGGCTTCGGTGGCAGAGGATCAACCTTCGGTGGCCAGTCTAGCTTTAACGGCCAAAGCTCCTCTTTCGGTGGACAGAGCTCAAGCTTCGGCAGCCGGGGGTCATCTTTCGGTGGCCAATCCTCCGGTTTTGGTGCTCCCTCCCGCCAGTACTTGACCCCTAACGCTGGTCGTGGATCAGGCAATGGCAACTTCAACGCACAAACCGGTTACCGTTATTAA